A section of the Amycolatopsis sp. AA4 genome encodes:
- a CDS encoding nitrate- and nitrite sensing domain-containing protein, with translation MPNEDTAGAGEASAQENAGTAQQRSWLALGNWRLRSKLALILLIPTVTALVLGVLRVVDDVRSAVDLNHTANQVAFAEKVTAVVHDLQRERALAVVRISSGDPLRQTGLDAQMAKVDRDVDDLRNAAVNLDNEDQAASDRYAHGLQRLDALRPLRAAMTTSAYSDRAVLDTYSSVLDSLIQLGREVSTATTNRDLLRLGTSTQSISEAKEFILRGDSALQIAAFRDGFPGNLIDETRAAEASGDASITAFLANATGDQVQLYNDTYSGPEVDERRRLQTQAFSFAQGGQPLNLDGTKLGQDSTVAADKLRAVEVNLLTQLRAQADEMASNAVRSAWVGGVIVLAALVAALMLMLVIARLMLRPLRVLRKTALDVAYTRLPETVQAILDDPDPVNASKKAVDPVPVLTRDEIGEVARSFDVVHEQAVKMAAEQALLRENVNGIFVNLSRRSQRLVERQLGVIDRLEADEQDPDHLASLFELDHLATRLRRNGESLLVLSGAGLAKSVPKPVPAADVIGAAVSEIEQYARIEIGIVPEVAVQGLAIHDLVHVLAELLDNATYFSEPETKITVRAVITRKKALAIQVTDHGVGMSEERLAEVNERLADPPDLDVSVTRRMGLYVVARLAQRHGIEVRLRENEDIEGGVIARVVVPAELLTQVRTVSPTMRNTPPPPNRNEVSHPSLPPVNRDPEPSNPLPLAPPPSSAELTEALGSTGSAGASENGGLVPLDQPISLDDLVAGNRAAGPFLSPATPASEAPAWPTAEDLAPLTRESYGEGASLAQTEFPPLVLPKREPKYVAPESPKEPPPAEPDGSAALEDDVPTRRLPIYQSVLSRWFSEGEDSEPATAQSSSPEPEAAEAPAAEQEEAPAEPRERVPEKLESTPLYPGSDEPEDDSWHSVSDEGWQAAQSLLESKNEEITPAGLPKRVPNAYLVPGSIGNAPEPAQQQNSFTDATAGMPGTGAITRSATAARSRMASFQRGYKSGRHALKERPPEARLDDDGVRVTGAGYVSDSSEERE, from the coding sequence GTGCCGAACGAAGACACCGCGGGGGCAGGGGAGGCCTCCGCTCAGGAGAACGCGGGGACCGCGCAGCAGCGGTCCTGGCTCGCGCTCGGCAACTGGCGGTTGCGGTCCAAGCTCGCGCTCATTCTCCTCATCCCCACGGTCACCGCGCTGGTGCTCGGCGTGCTGCGCGTGGTCGACGACGTCCGGTCGGCGGTCGACCTCAACCACACCGCCAACCAGGTCGCCTTCGCCGAGAAGGTCACCGCGGTGGTGCACGACCTGCAGCGCGAGCGCGCGCTGGCCGTGGTCCGGATCTCGTCCGGGGACCCGCTGCGCCAGACCGGCCTCGACGCGCAGATGGCCAAGGTCGACCGCGACGTCGACGACCTGCGCAACGCCGCGGTCAACCTCGACAACGAGGACCAGGCGGCGAGCGACCGGTACGCGCACGGCCTCCAGCGCCTCGACGCGCTGCGCCCGCTGCGCGCGGCGATGACCACGTCGGCCTACTCCGACCGCGCGGTCCTCGACACCTATTCTTCGGTGCTCGACTCGCTGATCCAGCTCGGCCGCGAGGTCTCCACCGCGACCACCAACCGCGACCTGCTCCGCCTCGGCACGAGCACGCAGTCGATCAGCGAGGCGAAGGAGTTCATCCTCCGCGGCGACTCCGCGCTGCAGATCGCCGCGTTCCGCGACGGCTTCCCGGGCAACCTGATCGACGAGACCCGGGCCGCCGAGGCCAGCGGCGACGCGTCGATCACCGCGTTCCTGGCCAACGCCACCGGCGACCAGGTCCAGCTTTACAACGACACCTACTCCGGCCCCGAGGTCGACGAGCGTCGGCGGTTGCAGACACAGGCGTTTTCCTTCGCGCAGGGCGGCCAGCCGCTCAACCTCGACGGCACCAAGCTCGGCCAGGACTCCACCGTCGCCGCCGACAAACTGCGCGCGGTCGAGGTCAACCTGCTGACCCAGCTGCGCGCGCAGGCCGACGAAATGGCCAGCAACGCGGTGCGGTCCGCGTGGGTCGGCGGCGTCATCGTCCTCGCCGCGCTGGTCGCCGCGCTGATGCTGATGCTCGTCATCGCCCGCCTGATGCTGCGCCCGCTGCGGGTGCTGCGGAAGACCGCGCTGGACGTCGCCTACACCCGGCTGCCGGAAACCGTGCAGGCCATCCTGGACGACCCGGACCCGGTCAACGCGTCGAAGAAGGCGGTCGACCCGGTCCCGGTCCTCACCCGCGACGAGATCGGCGAAGTGGCGCGCTCGTTCGACGTGGTGCACGAGCAGGCGGTCAAGATGGCCGCCGAACAGGCACTGCTGCGCGAGAACGTCAACGGCATCTTCGTGAACCTCTCCCGGCGGTCGCAGCGGCTGGTGGAACGCCAGCTCGGCGTGATCGACCGGCTCGAGGCCGACGAGCAGGACCCGGACCATCTCGCGAGCCTGTTCGAACTCGACCACCTGGCGACCCGGTTGCGCCGGAACGGCGAATCGCTGCTGGTGCTTTCGGGCGCGGGCCTCGCGAAGTCGGTGCCCAAGCCGGTGCCGGCGGCCGACGTCATCGGCGCGGCGGTGTCGGAGATCGAGCAGTACGCCCGCATCGAGATCGGCATCGTGCCCGAGGTGGCGGTGCAGGGCCTCGCGATCCACGACCTCGTGCACGTGCTCGCGGAACTGCTCGACAACGCGACCTATTTCTCCGAACCGGAAACCAAGATCACCGTCCGCGCGGTCATCACGCGCAAGAAGGCGCTGGCGATCCAGGTCACCGACCACGGCGTCGGGATGAGCGAGGAACGCCTCGCCGAGGTCAACGAGCGCCTCGCCGACCCGCCGGACCTGGACGTGTCGGTGACCCGGCGGATGGGTCTGTACGTGGTCGCGCGGCTGGCCCAGCGGCACGGCATCGAGGTGCGGCTGCGGGAGAACGAGGACATCGAGGGCGGCGTGATCGCCCGCGTCGTGGTCCCGGCCGAGCTGCTGACCCAGGTCCGGACCGTTTCGCCGACGATGCGGAACACTCCGCCGCCGCCGAACCGCAACGAGGTCTCGCACCCGAGCCTCCCGCCGGTCAACCGCGACCCGGAGCCCTCGAACCCGCTTCCGCTCGCGCCGCCGCCCTCGTCCGCCGAGCTGACCGAGGCGCTGGGCTCGACGGGTTCGGCCGGAGCGTCCGAGAACGGCGGCCTGGTCCCGCTCGACCAGCCGATCAGCCTCGACGACCTCGTCGCGGGCAACCGGGCGGCCGGTCCGTTCCTCAGCCCGGCGACGCCCGCTTCGGAAGCGCCGGCGTGGCCGACCGCGGAGGACCTCGCGCCGCTCACGCGCGAATCGTACGGCGAGGGCGCGAGCCTGGCGCAGACCGAATTCCCGCCGCTGGTGCTGCCGAAGCGGGAGCCGAAGTACGTCGCGCCGGAATCCCCGAAGGAACCGCCGCCCGCCGAGCCGGACGGTTCCGCAGCGCTCGAGGACGACGTGCCCACCCGGCGGCTGCCGATCTACCAGTCGGTGCTGTCGCGCTGGTTCAGCGAAGGCGAGGACAGCGAGCCCGCGACGGCGCAGTCCTCGTCGCCGGAGCCGGAAGCCGCCGAGGCCCCCGCCGCCGAGCAGGAAGAAGCCCCGGCGGAACCGCGGGAGCGGGTGCCCGAGAAGCTCGAATCGACGCCGCTCTACCCCGGTTCCGACGAACCGGAGGACGACAGCTGGCACAGCGTCTCCGACGAGGGCTGGCAGGCGGCGCAGTCGCTGCTCGAATCCAAGAACGAGGAGATCACGCCCGCCGGGCTGCCCAAGCGCGTGCCCAACGCGTACCTGGTCCCCGGCTCGATCGGCAACGCGCCGGAACCGGCGCAGCAGCAGAACTCCTTCACCGACGCGACCGCCGGAATGCCCGGAACGGGTGCGATCACCCGCTCGGCGACGGCTGCCCGCAGCCGGATGGCAAGCTTCCAGCGTGGGTACAAGTCCGGCAGGCACGCGCTGAAGGAGCGGCCGCCGGAAGCCCGGCTCGACGACGACGGGGTTCGCGTCACCGGGGCCGGGTATGTGAGCGACAGCAGTGAGGAGCGAGAGTGA
- a CDS encoding ABC transporter substrate-binding protein, whose protein sequence is MAGGVALTASGCGLLGGSDDSGGSKGGSGVEKAKIKVSIMPTIDVAPFHLAVQNGYFKNEGLEVEAVDAASGDASLQKLQAGEVDIAYASYTPFFIAKSKGAADIKLVADASSAGPKSTEVVAMPNSNIKSVHDLAGKKIGITATNTICDTLTKSVMRDNGVNFTDVKWVSLRFPDIGPAVKRGDIDAGFLTEPFITQSAKVNGTVEVIDTASGGTKDFPTAGYGSLGKFTDANPKTVAAFQRAMLRATKEASDRSKIEPLMIQYSKVDEATAKITNLLTFQSTLDARRIQRVPDLLQQFGSIQSKIDVQSMIVPQANAS, encoded by the coding sequence ATGGCGGGCGGCGTGGCCTTGACCGCCAGCGGGTGCGGCCTGCTGGGCGGATCGGACGATTCGGGCGGCTCGAAGGGCGGCTCCGGGGTCGAGAAGGCCAAGATCAAGGTCTCGATCATGCCGACGATCGACGTGGCGCCGTTCCACCTCGCGGTCCAGAACGGCTACTTCAAGAACGAGGGTCTCGAGGTCGAGGCCGTCGACGCCGCCAGCGGTGACGCGTCGCTGCAGAAGCTGCAGGCGGGCGAGGTCGACATCGCCTACGCGAGCTACACGCCGTTCTTCATCGCCAAGAGCAAGGGCGCCGCGGACATCAAGCTCGTCGCCGACGCTTCCTCGGCCGGCCCGAAGAGCACCGAGGTCGTGGCCATGCCGAACAGCAACATCAAGAGCGTGCACGACCTGGCGGGCAAGAAGATCGGGATCACCGCCACCAACACGATCTGCGACACCCTGACCAAGTCGGTCATGCGCGACAACGGCGTGAACTTCACCGACGTGAAGTGGGTTTCGCTGCGGTTCCCGGACATCGGCCCCGCGGTCAAGCGCGGCGACATCGACGCGGGCTTCCTGACCGAGCCGTTCATCACGCAGTCGGCGAAGGTCAACGGGACGGTCGAGGTCATCGACACCGCTTCCGGCGGCACCAAGGACTTCCCGACCGCGGGCTACGGCTCGCTCGGCAAGTTCACCGACGCCAACCCGAAGACCGTCGCCGCGTTCCAGCGCGCGATGCTGCGCGCCACCAAGGAAGCGTCCGACCGCTCCAAGATCGAGCCGCTGATGATCCAGTACTCGAAGGTGGACGAGGCGACCGCGAAGATCACGAACCTGCTGACCTTCCAGTCCACTTTGGACGCGCGACGCATCCAGCGCGTGCCGGACCTGCTGCAGCAGTTCGGTTCCATCCAGTCGAAGATCGACGTGCAGTCGATGATCGTCCCGCAGGCGAACGCGTCCTGA
- a CDS encoding ABC transporter permease — protein sequence MRLVRNLTGLLGFLLIWEAVVRAGLIDQNDLPPPSVVFARIGELLGDVEFVRDVIASVLAWMIALLISIAIAVPAGLLLGSIPWLRDATKAIVEFLRPIPSVALIPLVLIVVGGGPEAKITLAVYAAVWPILFNTIYALAEIDPLLLETARTYGTPRARVLTSVALPHAAPFVFTGIRLSAAISLILVISTEFLAGAKLGIGQFVLEASSGPGRMDLVLAGTVIAGILGFLVNEGLERLGHRLFRWSSAVEGAAA from the coding sequence GTGCGCCTCGTCCGGAACCTGACCGGCCTGCTCGGCTTCCTCCTGATCTGGGAGGCCGTCGTGCGGGCCGGTCTGATCGACCAGAACGACCTTCCCCCGCCGAGCGTCGTGTTCGCCCGGATCGGCGAACTGCTCGGCGACGTCGAATTCGTCCGCGACGTGATCGCCTCGGTGCTCGCGTGGATGATCGCGCTGCTCATCTCGATCGCCATCGCGGTTCCCGCGGGGCTTTTGCTCGGCAGCATCCCGTGGCTGCGCGACGCGACCAAGGCGATCGTCGAATTCCTGCGGCCGATCCCTTCGGTGGCCTTGATTCCGCTGGTGCTGATCGTCGTCGGCGGCGGCCCGGAAGCGAAGATCACGCTCGCCGTGTACGCGGCGGTGTGGCCGATCCTCTTCAACACCATTTACGCGCTGGCCGAGATCGACCCGCTGCTGCTGGAAACCGCGCGCACGTACGGAACTCCGCGCGCTCGCGTGCTGACCTCGGTCGCGCTGCCGCACGCCGCGCCGTTCGTGTTCACCGGGATCCGGCTGTCCGCGGCGATTTCGCTGATTCTCGTGATCAGCACGGAATTCCTGGCCGGGGCGAAACTCGGCATCGGGCAGTTCGTCCTCGAGGCCAGTTCCGGACCGGGCCGGATGGACCTGGTGCTCGCCGGGACGGTCATCGCCGGGATCCTCGGCTTCCTCGTCAACGAGGGCCTGGAACGACTGGGGCATCGGCTGTTCCGCTGGAGCAGCGCCGTCGAAGGAGCCGCCGCGTGA
- a CDS encoding ABC transporter permease — MSVVEKPSTVTRRMSRGLGGFARKWLLFAIVVVLWEIATRLSESVFFPPPSKIAAAAAKLWFSGPASQVFLGDPVFDHILPSLGRVLGGWLLAVVIGVALGTALGRSRTGMDYVGPLFAFFRAIPPPALVPVFIILFGIGPGMQTATIIFGSLWPVLMNTVDGVRSVDKVKVETARAFRTPKRYWIGLVVLPSALPKIFAGLRLSLSIALILMAISELVGALNGIGYALLAAQRSYDFDQMWAWIVLLGILGYGFNAALLGLERRVLGWQPGRN, encoded by the coding sequence GTGAGCGTGGTCGAGAAGCCGTCCACCGTGACGCGCCGGATGAGCCGCGGCCTCGGCGGGTTCGCCCGCAAGTGGCTGCTGTTCGCGATCGTGGTGGTGCTGTGGGAGATCGCGACCCGGCTGAGCGAAAGCGTGTTCTTCCCGCCGCCGTCGAAAATCGCCGCCGCGGCGGCGAAACTGTGGTTCTCCGGGCCTGCCTCGCAGGTGTTCCTCGGCGACCCGGTGTTCGACCACATCCTGCCGAGCCTCGGCCGGGTGCTCGGCGGCTGGCTGCTGGCGGTGGTGATCGGCGTGGCGCTCGGCACCGCGCTGGGCCGCTCGCGCACCGGAATGGATTACGTGGGGCCGCTGTTCGCGTTCTTCCGCGCCATCCCGCCGCCCGCGCTGGTGCCGGTGTTCATCATCCTGTTCGGCATCGGGCCGGGCATGCAGACCGCGACCATTATTTTCGGTTCGCTGTGGCCGGTTCTGATGAACACCGTGGACGGAGTCCGGTCGGTCGACAAGGTCAAGGTGGAGACGGCGCGCGCGTTCCGCACGCCGAAGCGGTACTGGATCGGGCTGGTCGTGCTGCCCTCGGCGCTGCCGAAGATCTTCGCCGGGCTCCGGCTGTCGCTTTCGATCGCGCTGATCCTGATGGCGATCTCCGAACTGGTGGGGGCGCTCAACGGCATCGGCTACGCGCTGCTCGCCGCCCAGCGCTCGTACGACTTCGACCAGATGTGGGCGTGGATCGTGCTGCTGGGCATCCTCGGGTACGGGTTCAACGCCGCGCTGCTCGGCCTCGAACGCCGGGTGCTCGGCTGGCAGCCCGGCCGGAACTAG
- a CDS encoding ABC transporter ATP-binding protein, with the protein MSTMLEVSGLSHRYGSGESAHVAVNELSFTVESGQLACIVGPSGCGKSTLLRAIAGLIPPTAGTVSLHGDRVTSVPDDLAVVFQDYSRSLFPWLSVAKNVEFPLRWSKLDKATRRARAAEALEAVGLSAAVNKYPWQLSGGMQQRVSIARALASRPALLLMDEPFASVDAQTRFELEDLLRRVQVEQGTTVLLVTHDIDESVYLGDRVLVLSKSPARIVADLPVDLPAQRDQITTRESAEFVSLRGEVARLLHGPAVQAAADLAEQEAAEAAASEATDTVVSEKK; encoded by the coding sequence ATGTCGACCATGCTCGAGGTCTCCGGCCTCAGCCACCGCTACGGCAGCGGCGAGTCCGCGCACGTCGCGGTCAACGAACTGTCGTTCACGGTGGAGTCCGGACAGCTGGCGTGCATCGTCGGCCCGTCCGGCTGCGGCAAGTCCACCCTGCTGCGCGCGATCGCCGGCCTGATCCCGCCGACCGCGGGCACGGTGAGCCTGCACGGCGACCGCGTCACCTCGGTGCCGGACGATCTCGCCGTGGTGTTCCAGGACTACAGCCGTTCCCTGTTCCCGTGGCTGTCGGTCGCGAAGAACGTCGAATTCCCGCTGCGCTGGAGCAAACTCGACAAGGCGACCCGGCGCGCCCGGGCCGCCGAGGCCCTCGAAGCGGTCGGCCTGTCCGCCGCGGTGAACAAGTACCCGTGGCAGCTGTCGGGCGGCATGCAGCAGCGGGTGTCGATCGCCCGCGCGCTGGCGAGCCGCCCGGCGCTGCTGCTGATGGACGAGCCGTTCGCGTCGGTGGACGCCCAGACGCGGTTCGAACTGGAAGACCTGCTGCGCCGGGTCCAGGTCGAACAGGGCACGACGGTGCTGCTCGTGACGCACGACATCGACGAGAGCGTGTACCTGGGCGACCGGGTGCTGGTCCTGTCGAAGTCGCCCGCGCGGATCGTGGCGGATCTGCCGGTGGACCTGCCCGCCCAGCGGGACCAGATCACCACGCGGGAATCAGCGGAATTCGTCTCGCTGCGCGGCGAAGTGGCTCGGCTGCTGCACGGCCCGGCGGTCCAGGCGGCGGCTGATCTGGCGGAGCAGGAGGCGGCGGAGGCGGCTGCTTCGGAAGCGACGGACACTGTCGTTTCGGAGAAGAAGTAG
- a CDS encoding acyl-CoA dehydrogenase family protein: protein MQPLLTPEQQVLVDRAAKLADIFAERAAEHDRDNTFPHQNYDDLREAGFLRLSVPEELGGFGAGLPEILPVLERLAIGDGATALAFTMHLSPLGQWASVWRRTKAPRLEQLLRKAVDGELVWASITSETGLRNDLTDAKTRAVRVEGGFELTGRKSFATNSAVATHCSTTARYEAADGGPRLLLCQIALDQPGVTIHQTWNTMGMRGTQSNDVEFDKVFVEDAAVVHSLPVKHLDSRVLETVWAWAMPAFSAVYTGIAAGALDWTVRTLIQRGKAEDPVLQDVIGECQILLESSRALIYRQADEVTSRRLFTGDIQDGVARSAIVKYTAANNAVQVMQRLVDALGGMAYTKALPFERMWRDVQASTFMPMGNLATRKLVGANVLGVRTLPEIGPDETGPDSRAKG from the coding sequence ACTACGACGACCTGCGGGAGGCGGGCTTCCTCCGGCTGTCGGTCCCGGAAGAACTCGGCGGCTTCGGCGCCGGGCTGCCGGAAATCCTGCCGGTGCTGGAACGGCTCGCGATAGGCGACGGCGCGACCGCGCTGGCGTTCACGATGCACCTGTCGCCGCTGGGACAGTGGGCGAGCGTGTGGCGGCGCACGAAGGCTCCCCGGCTGGAGCAACTGCTGCGCAAAGCGGTCGACGGCGAACTGGTCTGGGCGTCGATCACCAGCGAAACGGGTCTGCGCAACGACCTGACGGACGCGAAAACCCGCGCGGTCCGCGTCGAAGGCGGCTTCGAACTGACCGGCCGCAAGAGCTTCGCGACCAACTCGGCGGTCGCCACGCACTGCTCGACCACCGCCCGCTACGAGGCAGCCGACGGCGGCCCGCGGCTGCTGCTGTGCCAGATCGCGCTGGACCAGCCGGGCGTGACGATCCACCAGACGTGGAACACCATGGGCATGCGCGGCACCCAGAGCAACGACGTCGAATTCGACAAGGTGTTCGTCGAGGACGCCGCGGTCGTGCATTCGCTGCCGGTGAAACACCTCGACTCGCGAGTGCTGGAAACCGTGTGGGCCTGGGCGATGCCCGCGTTCTCGGCGGTTTACACGGGAATCGCGGCGGGTGCGCTGGACTGGACCGTGCGAACGCTGATCCAGCGCGGCAAGGCCGAGGATCCGGTGCTGCAGGACGTGATCGGCGAATGCCAGATCCTGCTGGAAAGTTCGCGCGCGCTGATCTACCGCCAGGCCGACGAGGTGACGAGCCGCCGCCTGTTCACCGGAGACATCCAGGACGGCGTGGCCCGCAGCGCGATCGTGAAGTACACGGCGGCGAACAACGCGGTCCAGGTAATGCAGCGCCTGGTCGACGCGCTGGGCGGCATGGCTTACACGAAGGCGCTGCCGTTCGAGCGAATGTGGCGGGACGTGCAGGCGAGCACGTTCATGCCGATGGGAAACCTGGCGACCCGGAAGCTGGTGGGGGCCAACGTGCTGGGGGTGCGGACGTTGCCGGAGATCGGTCCGGACGAGACTGGGCCGGATTCGCGCGCCAAGGGCTGA